Within Vicia villosa cultivar HV-30 ecotype Madison, WI linkage group LG1, Vvil1.0, whole genome shotgun sequence, the genomic segment GTTGCAAAGCTCTTGAACATATAGATGGCTCTGCTGAAAGAACCGCTCGGCGGATAGGATCAGGCAAGTGGAACCGAGGGAATGAAGGGTCGAAGGAGAACTCCGGCCGCTTCAAATATGCATCACCTATAGATCTTGATaccttaacaagaaaaatatgagTTATAACAAGTAACAGCGAACCAACACGGCATGTGTTACATCATTTATTGTTAAATTAATGCATATGAAATCTAGATTCAAACTTTGCATCGGATAACCTAGTTTTTGACTGTAAGATATGTTACCAATGAAAGAGATATAAAAACCTGGATGATGCCTTTAACGCGCCATGTTCCATGCTTCATCATAACAATCTGTGAATCTTCTGGATGCAAATTCCTGAGTTCTCTTCTGATTTCCTCTCTGGAGGCATTATGCTCTTTGGTCAACTGTTCAGCAACAATCTTCTTAGAATCTCCACCCGTTGAACCGATCACGGCACGAGAGTCTCCAAGATTAGCGATATATAATGTCCCTTTCCAGATAACACCGACAAGACAACATGAACCCATTGCTGCTATCAGTGGCTTTATTCCAAAACTCCTGCGAACAAGAGTTAGAAATCCTTCCTCCGTAGCAGAAACAGCGTTCCTTATGATATCTTCGGAGATGGAACCGTTTTCCTGAGCAATCCCTGCAATAAAATTCAGCACAAAAGTCATAAAAAAATTGATGCTAAATTGATAATCAGACAACATGATAATTGAAATTGTTATAACTTATAAGAAAGATAAACAAAACAACTAATCACCCACCAGCCTAAACCAGAAAAGGACCTCCAAGTCAGGGTTTTAAAAAAAGGTCCGTGACCACAAAAACGGCCACGACAAAGCGGTAACGACATTTTCCGATACCGCTATCGCTATTAACGGTTTTTATAAGAAAGAACACATTGTTGTTAATTCACACTATGATGACCGCAATCAGTGGACCAACCGAAATTGCAAAAACATTTACACGACCGCGACCATTTTTTAAAACCTTTGTCCAAATAACAACAAACAATCTAATctcatgaaacaaaaaaaaaaaaaccaaaatagcAAGcatcacacattgattaacattcCATAAAATCAACACCATCAAGTGTCACAAAACAAATCCATACAATGTTATTCAATAGataataaaccctaaaattttttcaagataaaatttagtgacaAGAGATAGTAGTCCGGAaaaaccaatgttttaaaaatcaaataaaaaagaagatCCAACCAAATAAATCATGAATTGATTCAGTTATTTGAGCAATTCAATTTAAATAACTGTCACAGTCTCGTCGCGGTTGAATAAAGGCTTTCGCAATATCTGTACAGTGTTACGATACAATACTGATTGCCGTTGTTGCAGTGTAAATTATCTTCATCATAAAAACGCAGCTGGTTCATGCCATCTCCAACAGTTGAACCAGAACAGGAAAACTAGGCTTGGTTCGATGTCTGATTTGATTATTAAAACACTAACCAATCAGAAAGATTAAAAATTCAACACCCAAATAAAACCACAAAAACCTTCAAATTAGCCTTTCTAAGAAATCAacatgaaaaaaataaacaataagaACAAGAAAACTCACGGATGAAATGATGAAAGAGATGATCATTAACAAACCGAGAAGCTTCAACCCCACCATGTCCATCATAAACACCAACAAAAACACCATCAGAACCAGTTTCAACCTGACTATGATCTTCTATAACTTCATTAGCCTGAACAACAGCAAACGAGAATTCACCACAGGAGTGTTTCTCAAGGTCCTTACACCAAACAAGGGCATCACCAGAGGTTGAAGCCCCAtcagaatcttcatcatcacCTTTGTTCATACGCGCATACCGTCTCACTGGTCTCAAGCACGCTGAAACAAGCCTTGCTAACCAAGAAAACATACCACATTTCCCTCTTTGTAACCCCTCTCTTTTGTTCAACAATTCAAGCTTTGTTTCTTGAGAAATTGGAAAATTGAAACAAACCCAGATGGTGAAAAGTGAAAAAGATGAGATTTTTTGAGGCGGCGCTAGAGAAAGATTTGGAACTTTGTGAAAAGAAATTTGTGGGTTGGTTGagatatatatgaaaaaaatcaGAATCTcatgaaatatttgaatttatgaATAGAGATAGAAATTGAAACCAAAAGGGAAAGATCTGATATTTGGGATTGAAAAGAAAAGTGGGTGGTTTTCACTTTTCACacacaaaaaataatgaaaattctAAGTTTGTTTATGAAcaaaaaaaaggaacaaaaatCAATACTTTCTAAGTATAACTTGTGAGGAGTGTTTGAAAAAAgtgattaaatatataaattggtGAGTAGTCAAAAAATTGTGTTtgtttgagaagaagaaaaaaagagagtAAAGATTGGTGTTGAAGGGAAAGGGGAAATTGAATTAAGGTTTTGAGTTGActaagagaagatgatgaagaagttgAAAGAGAAAGGTGAAAGAATAACGTACTAACCTTTCTTCCTTCTATATTTGGAAATTGCTAATTTGATGGCAActctaatcaatcaaatttgatTGTGTAAATatcaaaaacaacacaaaaatagaaagaaaaataaatttagaagAAATGGATTTtgaagttaattaaaaaaaatacaaatcaatTATAATTATGTATACAAAATTACCATTTAAGATAGAATTACtaaatattcatatttatattatttatttatttttaaattattaaattataaatattaaaaactttGTATTAAAGCAAAAATACCAATAAATGTtgtcaaaattaattattaaattgtaaTTATTAAATTGTAATAATTAAATTaccttatttataaatttataatttatatatttattattaatagtaatgtgcacataaaaaattcaaaaattaacaaaaatatacTTCAACagttttcaaaataatttaatatttagaaaCAGTTGTTGTGGTTTGTGTTTGatattttttagaatattattagatattaaagcaagaaataaaaaagtttaaattTTCAATATTTATAAAGTTAAAATTAACACTATTAAAGCTTTAGTGTGAAGAATAAGAGACTGGGTATAATATCTATATCACAGTCTATCTCAATCTTGAGTttgattgtataaaataatatgataaattaatcaaaaatttaTTATATCATATCTCATTTGTTCAAATTTATATCTAAATATGAGTTGAGTTAGAATCCaacataatataatttaaatataataaaatataaataattattcatttgagattaaataagaaaatttcaataaataatttttttaaaaaatatgtatatttttGTAAAGGATAATTTGCAACTTAtcttatataaaaatttaaaatctaataaattaaaatatttaaaaataaaataattattagaattttaaaaataaaataactattaaattttttaaaatataaatttttaattcaatggtgtcaatgtgtttttttaaattatataaaattattaattttttttatcaatttataaattttaaaatattttagaaataacTTGTCATTTATATATATCATGTTAATGTATTTGGTATTATATGTGAATCAAATACATGGTAGGATACGTTTTATCATGTCTATATCATATCTTATTGTTATCCTACATTATAAATTATATCCTATCATTTCCTATGCATcaaacaaatttttatttatttatttttgtgatattattttatcataataaattacttatttttatttattttacagtatataatttttatttaaagaaatttaagtcattctataaatacatgtctattattattttctttcatcaTATTAAACTGTTACGTAATAAtcatattatcttttgtttcttttttatttttttcaataaaataaaatatacaggaaaaaaaaaaactaaatcattCTTATttgtctattttttatttattaaaaattacttttattattttgaGTGAGTACTAATTGAGTCTTACTTCAAAGAGACTAAAATATTTAGCactcaaaataatatttaaataggaATTCTGACTACTCACCAACTCTTTGGTCTTGATTTTCTGAATTTTTTatgtaataaatatattattttattttatttccattTTTGTTTGATACCTTAATAGTCTAAAGAAAAGGCCAAAAGGGTACTAACAAAAATTATGGTCAACAAAATTTTCAGGCCAAtcattgttttatttttgataaattaTTTGAGGGTTATAAGAACAAAGTTCAACATATGCCACAAGATATCCCATTTTCCAAATTCAATCAATAGTCTAAAATAGACACCTGTGATTGAGTAGGTGCGATTTTAAATTGTGCAACATGTTTGGATatattaaggctatgtttgggagtttggaggggaggggaggggaaggcttccaaaaatgaaattttaaaaaattatagaaaaatatttgacattttttgaaaaaatgactttgtttagaatgataaaagagccattatcattactaaatttttaattttcagaatactataacaacctaaaagataattggaaaatttatgtaagcccttcaaaaccctccaaaaccctccttcaatacaatttttgagttcccccattttatggggtttttggtgttatgaataaactcaaaccctccaaaaccctccttcccaaaatctttttatccttttcacccaattcttcttatttttcaaaaccctcccctcccttcccctccaaactcccaaacatagcctaaaggaAGAAATATGCATTGCTGGATTAGAATGCATGTAGTTTTCTAAAGAAAAAGGGTTAAGTCACTCATACACATGAGACATGTGAAGTGGCCTTTTTTAGAGTCCACACCTTAACTCATATAGTTGCATTAAAGGTTTGTGGTTGCTGCCTAGGAAGCATGGACCATTTGACCCTaatttttttttctcctttttaaaTTATTGCCACATGGCTGTGACATTGTATAGGCAATTGAAGAAGAGATTCATTTCTTTccataaaatcaaaatttattcTTATCCAATCTCATTAGTAGATTAGAATAAATCGTATATTAGTAAAAATAGATCCTCTTTGAAGAGGtgtaaaatagataaataattttaaaattttcaaaataaaagagttgataaataaagttttaaaataGATATGTTATAATTAAATTCTAACTAAATAAGAttcctatttattttattacgATTGAATCATAGCTAATTaacaaaaacattttaaaaacttaAACCACTCTAATAAAAGTTGATTAAAAAGTTATTGGAAAATTATAAATTGCATTTAAAAATATTGCAGATAAATTATCTTCTGCTAATTAAGGGCAACCGTGTctattttattaagttttttcttTTTAGAATTTTATGGTTGTCATACTTGTTAATGGAAGATAACTTATCCATAATTTTTCAAAGTTATAATCACCTAAATTACTTATAATATATTGCATTTTATGTCTcttcttatatgttttttttttttttgagaaatcaaGAATCAATAAAAGGGAGAACAAAGGGTTCTCCAATCCTGTTTACACAAAAGCGGTCAAAACCttccaaaaaaagagaaaataccaACCAATTCTAGCTACGATAGGAACAAAAGAGGATCCTTACAAAATCGTAAAAACTATAATTGGACTTAGAATTTTCTCCCAAAAAGGACCACTTCCAAGCAAGCAACTTTACATTCCACACcgtattatcaacattccaaccgtCGTTCCGGAAACAAATACCGTTCCGAATTAACCAAATCGACCACGTGGTTGCCATCCAAATAAGGCCCCacttgctttccctaactttgtTGTCTTTACAAAATCTATACCAATCCAAAAAATTAGCTAAACAATCCTCCTCCTTACCAACCGGTTTACCAACCCAAATCGCAATATCGTTCCAAATTAAATCCACCACTTTACAATTAAAGAAGGAGTGATTTCTACTTTCTAATTCCGCCTCACAAAAAGAGCAACATAAAGAGTTTAAAGGAATAGGAATACCTCTAATCTTCAATAGATCTTTAGTCGGCAATCGATTAACAAAAAGTCTCCACCCaaaaatccttattttaaaaGGAACCGCCAACTTCCAAATTTTGGCCACCAACTCTTCATTTTTATTACACGGACCAAACGGAGTACGGAAAGAAGCATAAAAATTGTAACAAGAATCTACCGAAAACTCACCTCCTTTAGTCCCTTGCCAACCAACTTTGTCCCCCTTATCCGAACCATAAGCCAACAACGGAAGAGAGGAGCGAAGAGAGTTCAAAGAAAGAAGAATGTCGGTAGTCAAAAAGCAAGATTTGATACCAAAATCACCCCAAACCCATACTCCATTGTGCCATCCTCCCATCGCTCCCACCGAAACCTTCTTGAAACAAGACAATACAAAAAGATCCGGATACTCATGTCTTAGAATAATACCTTCCATCCATCTACCTTCCCAAAAAGGGATAGAAAAACCGTTGCCAATCTCGAATTTGCAATGATTCGCCATTGGATCACTATGAGTCGCCATGCCAATGTTGATTAAGTCCTTCCACCACAAAGATTTGGATAAAGATGAATGCGCCTTAGAATCCCCACAAAATACCGTCGTTGAAATGTCTCCATATCGGGCTCTAAGCACGTCATACCACACATTATCGTTTCCTTTAAGAATTCTCCACCTCCATTTATTAAGAAGCGCAAAATTAAAGTCCATCACGTTCTTAATACCCAAACCTCCCAATTCTTTAGGTAGACAAACcttcttccaactaacccaatgaatctttttttttccTCCACACCACCCCACAAAAAATTACCTTGAAGTCGCGAAAACTCCTTGGCCACTTTCTtcggcatcttgtaaaaagacatTGTGAAAATAGATAAAGAACAAAGAATAGATTTCAAGAGAGTTAACCTACCTCCAATGTTCAAGAAGCGGTTTTTCCAACCCGATAAACGTTTCCTCATTTTAGAGAGGAGGGGATCCCAAGAGGAAGACTTCCTAGGATTAGCTCCAATATTAATGCCAAAAAATTTGAAACAATTGTCTTCCCTTCTACATGAGAGCACATGCGCCGCCGCTTCCAAAAAATAAGGATTAGTGTTGATTCCAATCAATTTGCTCTTGTGATAATTAATACCAAGACCCGACACCTCTTCAAAAGCCTTCAAGACCGCCTTAATAGCCCACACATGTTTCCAATTTCCTTCCCCAACCAACAaagtgtcgtccgcaaattgaagaatatccaccACACATCTACCATTTACCTTGAAACCACTATATTCCCCTAGTTCCATAGACTTCCTAACCAACCCCGACAAAGCTTCCGTAACtaacacaaaaagaaaaggtgaaagaggatcACCTTGCCTCAAACCTTTCTCCACCACAAATTCATCGGTCGGACTACCATTGACCAACACGGACATATGACTATGAAAGATCAAAAGGTCCATCCATCTAACCCACTTCATTTCAAAACCCATCTCAATTAACATAGATCTTAAAAAATTCCAATTTACCTTGTcgtaagccttttcaaaatccaccttaaAGAGAAGACaattcctcttttcttttttagCATAATCTACCACTTCGTTTGCCACTAGCACGCCGTCAAGAAGTTGCCGGCCCGGAACAAATGCGGTTTGACTAGGAGAAACAATGGAATTCAACACCCTTTTTAATCTACCGGCCAAGAGCTTCGCAATGGCTTTGTACAAACAACCTACTAAGCAAATAGGTCTATAATCATCCAAGGAAACCAGATTTGGAGACTTCGGAATTAACACCAAGAAAGAAGAGGTGACCGCTTTAGATAAAGCCTCGCCGGAGTGAAAACAATTAAAGAACCGCACAAAATCTTCTTTGACAATATCCCAACACTTTTTGATGGACAAAAAGGAGAAACCGTCCGGGCCCAGACTCTTCGAATCACCGCAATTCCATATAGCTTCTTTAATTTCCTCCTCGAGAAAAGGTTTCTCAAGTTCCTTCACATCTTCGCTATTAATCTTGTTGAAATTGATGCCTCCCAACAACGACCTTAAACGCTCCCCTTCCGCGAATTTATTGGAAAAATGACTACGGACCTCCTCCTTTATCTCACCCACCGAATCCAACAACAATCCCGAAGAAGATAAAGGGCCAATGTGATTAAGTCTTCTTATATGTTCTTTATTCGTATCCATACAAAAACAACtaacaaattttgtgactttatattattatttctacTTTTTTCttagttatttattatttaatttcatcAATTTTTGTTTGCaacaaatattaacaaaaaattatagataaattaataattaatgttacacaaaaattaaaacaacaattaatattaacaattatttataaatactGACAAGTAACAAAAACCTGTAAAATACAAAGCAAAtataacctaaaaaaaataaacaaattttaatatgaaataaaaaatgtttaatatttttCATTGTCGCCATTGCAATAATTTAtgcaataatttataattttatatttattcaaatttaaaagttattgatttataatattaataatttatttctattaatatattatgaaaagagaaaaggggtgatgcactgacagtgtaaaatatttttacactgtcaaccaatcaccactcatgtatccaattaaaccaattttttattttaaaaaaacttaatgacatggcacatttatgattttttattggatgacagtgtaaaattattttacactgtcagtgcactaccttttaactcttatgaaaaatataaattcatatttaaCAAATATTAATTGACCTACTTATCTCTCTTATATTTatccatatttattttaaattatttttatgtgtTTCTCTCATATTTCTTTGACCTTTTTCAAACAAAATTGCTACTTCTTTAGCCTGACATCAATACCTTTTCaaacgtaaaaaaaattataataacgaACATAACAAATATTATCTTAAAATATAAATCTTGtattaaaaacacaatttttaaatattataaaattaaaataccccttttttacttatatttataGTTTTAAATCTTAAGTTGAAAAAATTGATTTGATCTAAAATATATCAAATGTACTAGTTTTTAGATAATATTTACATATTtatattagtttttaattttttttaattgtattacTACTTTtaaatcatacaatataataaagcaaaatgagatttttggcaattttgacaagtgtcaCCATTATAGAGagtttactatttttattatttctatattTGGAAATTTTACTATAATTGttaatttaataattcaattttttttaaaattattgtatATTCCCAAAAATTGTTTCAACCGTGAACCAACTCATTCTCACAATTTCCAAAGCTTCCAATATGATAGATGTTTACTCAATTCAGTTTTCCATTTCCAACAATTTCCATGCCTTTTGATATTTCCTTCAcacattaatcaaaatattcattgaacattaatcaaaatattcattGATTCAAACAATATTTGATGGCTTTTGGATTTTTCTCATACATTAAAATACAAACTTCTTGGAATCTACCATATTCCTATATAAACCCTAGAGAGAGCCTTAATCCCATTTCAGAGTCATTTCTATATTACAGATTGGTTTTTTCTTGAAGTTCATAAACTTTTAAAGTTTTATATTGGTTCTTGATTATTTCTGTGTTTTAGAGATCTTAGTATGCTGAGTTTTTTCTGAAAATTCTGAGTTGGTTGTCTCTTTTTTTCCCTCTATTTCAGATCTGTTTATGTTATGGAATTCGTCGTCGCCGTTGCAACACTCTTTGTCGGTTAGTTTTTTGTCggtttgttttctttttgtttgcCATGATTTGATTTTGGTTACGTTTGAGTGAAACCTGAGAGATTAATTGTGTCTTCTTTGTAGACCAGAGTTTGCGGTGGTGTCTTCGTTATTGACCGAAATTTGTGGTGTCAGTGCTGCGGTGGTTAGGTGGTTTTGCAATTGGAAGAAATTGAAAAGGTTTTGGTTGGACAATTGTTAGTAGATATTGATTTTCTGAATCATGTCTAAAAAATTTGACTTCGGTAAGGGGTAAGGATATTAGAGGTTGTTGTTATAAGTGTATGATATTTCCACATCATTGGTTGCTTTTTGAGAtttgaaaatgtttgattttttttgggaGGATTGATCTGTTAAAATTTTCAGATTTGTAAATGTTTGATGGTGTGTGTAATAGTGGAAATTTtcagatttggaaatatttgattGTGTGTGTGAACGTGAAGAAATTGAGAGGAGACGACAGTTGAAATAATAGTGGATTCCCTAACATACTGATAAGAATGATAGAAATGTTCAGTTACctcgaatttttttttaatatataatccaTCCTTAGTTTTATTGTCGTTACCTTGCAAATATACCTCCTTTTCATTACATTTATCATttcaatttttatattaatttttgtattaaaactttgattattattattattattattattatcaataataataattattaataataattgtaattattaataatgtttgttattattaatttttatttttattatgttccaataaatataattaaacaataactttttatcattttttgtgTCATAAAAACGTTAAAAAGAATTATTTACATTGTATTAAATTGAACATTACATCATTTTTTTGTGtcatatctttttacttcgtttatttcaacattatcattttctttatattcaaagttttttattttttttccattaCATAAAAACTTAGCAGGGCTGGCCCTGGGCCCGGACAAGCAGGCCCACGGCCCACGGCTTCAAAAAAAATAGGGGCCTCAAATGGGGTGGAAATAAGAAATTATAAtactaaaattataaaatatatatctgTCAATGGAACTGTTATCAGTTTGTTGCTCTTGGCCCAGCGGTTCatctatttattaattattaatttttaaatcaacactccatttttttcacacaattcTCATTGGCTTTCTTTTAGACAATACTCAGTGGCTtcaaaattttttaattattaacttttACAGGAACACTCCATTCTTTGAcactatattttaattattaacttttACACAAACAATCCATTCTTTCACACTATAAATAAAGATGACAATaaatagttgttttttttttttgaaataggcaaaattagtcAATTATACCACCTAATTACATAGGTTTGTAGTGAATTTTTTACGTAATTTTTGTAACaattaacattttttaaattttaattataaaataatttatatataattaattacaaTTTATAATGAGATTtcaaatcaattattttatagttagaaacaaccaagacttcatattttttatattgtcTCTGAAATTCTTCTTCATTTTGGAAGCGagtaaaacataatttttttattagggGTCCATTTATTTGTTTGCTggcctctaaaaagtcgggaccggCCTTGAAACTTAGTCTGACTGACATATCTATTCTTTTAAACATATAACCAAGGTATAAATTTAGagcaataattaaataattaattaaatttaatatcattttgagaatttaaaatttgtttaacaTAAAGTTTACTTTgcatcaaaaataaattttatcttattaaaaaatgtataaaataatatataataatttgtatctataaactttatttatttgtgatatttttttataaaaaatatatgtaatatattaactataattacaaACACTATTAAAGTGTAACAAATTATATTGAATATTAGTTTATCAAAAgagtttgtattttttaaaataaaatgttaatatttattcgaaattttttaaaatagttgatTAATAcgtaaatttattaatataaaatttgatGCGGTCAAATTTAGACAATTTATATTCTCTTACTATATTTAATAAAgatcaataaattaatttgatatattgcattatattcaattttttatctTCAAATATCATAAGAGTCATTTTTCATTTGTGTTAGTAAATAATTTTAGAGGCTAATGTAGCTtgacatttttatttttgttttagtgaATGAGATGATATAGTTTTATTACataaaacatatattattatatattattattgaatagaTTCATATTAAAACGAGTTTTAGTTAATAACTAAAATACaaatttagtattagaaatatgtaTATTGAAATTACACATAATTATATACTTCTATGCAAAttatatttatactaaaaattgcTATAAGTATTTATTTTagacatgagacaattatgatgtatgaaaaacacaactttcttatgaaaaacacaaaattgtcattctttttattcaatttatttttttatatattaaataaaagatctattttatatattttcaacGGGTCGAGACTACTTAAAATAGACATGCCCTAGGGACCGAGACTATTTAATTTGTATATCTAATTTTATTGAATTAACACAATTTccctttaaaaattaataaaataattctacattatacaattaattcatatttGGCATGAattgacatatttttatttattatttttaatagtatattttttatctatattttttaatcattactttaacataattatttactatttataataacGTTGCGCGACCCGCCGTCCTCCAAATAGATTTGTTGATTTCCTTCTTCTACAAGCTTTCCCAGCATCAATGCATGTTTATTAAACTCTTTTATGTAATTTAAAGATTTATACtgtagttttaattattatttaattgataatactcatatttaattttatgtgag encodes:
- the LOC131644747 gene encoding probable protein phosphatase 2C 68, with product MFSWLARLVSACLRPVRRYARMNKGDDEDSDGASTSGDALVWCKDLEKHSCGEFSFAVVQANEVIEDHSQVETGSDGVFVGVYDGHGGVEASRFVNDHLFHHFIRIAQENGSISEDIIRNAVSATEEGFLTLVRRSFGIKPLIAAMGSCCLVGVIWKGTLYIANLGDSRAVIGSTGGDSKKIVAEQLTKEHNASREEIRRELRNLHPEDSQIVMMKHGTWRVKGIIQVSRSIGDAYLKRPEFSFDPSFPRFHLPDPIRRAVLSAEPSICSRALQPNDKFVIFASDGLWEHMTNQEAAEIVHKGPRNGSARRLLQAALTEAARKREMRYKDMQKVEKGIRRFFHDDITVVVIFIDHELQKKNVNVPDKSVKGFIDTVGTSRFSSFQEMQ